One window from the genome of Nicotiana sylvestris chromosome 9, ASM39365v2, whole genome shotgun sequence encodes:
- the LOC138878318 gene encoding uncharacterized protein has product MIGLPDSKPDQALLGILAVSVQVVTHSRLRGWTTPVPTPIEGTTIPPIDTHVPPPALASGSSISDGDLRGAIPMLTQLEASQAQRSNVAPSSSSQQGDSTSSRVNRFLQLDLPVISGANLEEDPQDFIDEMHKTLRVMRATETEGVELVAYHLKGVAYSWFELCEDSREEGSPPVRCSEFADDFIDHFLPAETRAACAAEFENLKQGSRSVWEYHMEFARLSKCVIHMLPTMEARVHRFVQGLNHLNINETSTTTLNCDMNYGKMVAFSPATKNRKLKNIMEREGNSKARSTGKIGESLGGGRSTFRGGSSGSSQSVAQCSASVLPAGRGAARGGVQSSGGPSRFYAMSGCQTKAVKFQWSNACEKSFQELKSRLTTTPVLALPEGTKGFVVYCDASRIGLGCVLMQHGKVIAYTSRQLKNHEKNYPAHDLELAQKELNLRQRIWLELLKDYDIDILSHPRKSNVVADALSRKSIGSLAHLEAYQRSLAKEVHQLASLGVRLADSNEGGVILQNRTESSLVAKVKEKQFHDPLLAQLKEGIHKYKTTTFSYGMDDDTLRYQGCICVPDIDGLRERIVAEAHTSRYFVHPGSTKMYHNLKEVYWWNNMKRDVVDFVARCSNCQQVKAKH; this is encoded by the exons atgataggttTGCCAGATTCTAAACCTGatcaagctcttcttggaattttagcagtttctgttcaagttgttacacattctc GATTGAGAGGATGG ACTACCCCAGTTCCCACACCTATAGAGGGTACCACTATCCCTCCCATTGATACTCATGTTCCGCCTCCAGCCCTAGCTTCTGGTTCTAGtatttctgatggggatcttaggggagctattccGATGTTGACCCAGCTAGAGGCCTCTCAGGCCCAGAGGTCCAATGTTGCACCCAGTTCATCCAGCCAGCAAGGGGATTCCACTAGTTCCAGGGTGAATAGATTTCTTCAGTTAGATCTTCCAGTAATTTCAGGTGCCAATCTAGAAGAAGAccctcaggattttattgatgagatgcacaagaccctcagggttatgcgtgcaactgagacagagggagtagagttggttgcctatcatctgaaaggggtggcctattcgtGGTTTGAGTTGTGCGAAGATTCCCGTGAGGAGGGTAGCCCTCCAGTGAGGTGTAGCGAGTTTGCCGATGACTTTATAGATCATTTCCTGCCTGCTGAGACAAGGGCAGCCTGTGCAGCAGAGTTTGAAAATCTGAAGCAAGGTAGcagaagtgtgtgggagtaccacatggagtttgctcgcCTATCCAAGTGTGTCATTCATATGTTGCCTACAATGGAGGCCAGGGtgcaccggtttgttcagggccttAATCATTTGAATATTAATGAGACTTCTACGACTACATTGAATTGtgacatgaattatgggaaaatgGTAGCATTTTCTCCGGCCACAAAGAACCGTAAACTAAAGAACataatggagagagagggtaataGCAAAGCCCGGTCTACGGGCAAAATAGGAGAGTCATTAGGTGGAGGAAGATCAACTTTTAGGGGAGGATCATCAGGGTCGTCCCAGTCTGTTGCACAGTGTTCAGCCAGTGTACTGCCAGCAGGGCGTGGAGCAGCTAGGGGTGGTGTGCAGAGTTCAGGAGGACCCAGtcggttctatgctatgagtggttgCCAGACC aaagcagttaaattccaatggtccaatgcttgtgaaaagagtttccaagaattgaaatcaagattgactacaacACCGGTACTAGCCCTTCCAGAGGGTACAaagggatttgtggtgtattgcgatgcttcaaggatcgggcttgggtgtgtgttaatgcaacacggCAAAGTTATAGCCTAcacttctaggcaactcaagaatcatgaaaagaactatccagctcatgacttagagcttgcg caaaaggagttgaaccTAAGACAGAGAATATGgttagagttactcaaggactatgacattgatattctatCTCACCCAAGAAAGtctaatgttgtggcagatgctcttagtcgaaaatctataggaagtttggctcatttggaggcatatcagaGGTCGTTGGCCaaggaggttcaccagttggctagtttgggagttcgccttgcggactctaatgaaggGGGAGTGATTTTGCAGAATAGGACCGAATCATCGCTTGTAGCAaaagtgaaagagaagcaattccacgatccattgttagcacaactgaaagaggggattcataaatACAAGACCACAACTTTTTCCTATGGCATGGATGATGataccctacggtaccaaggcTGCATATGTGTTCCGGATATtgacggtcttcgggaaaggatcgtGGCAGAAGCACACACTTCCAGGTATTTCGtacacccaggttctacaaaaatgtatcataaTCTCAAGGAAGTTTActggtggaataacatgaagaGGGATGTGGTGGACTTTGTGGCTAGATGttcgaactgtcagcaagtgaaggccaaACATTAA